The nucleotide window atatatatatatatatatatatatatatatatatatatatatatatatatatatatatatatatatatatatatatatatatatatatatatgtgaagACTAAGATGCTAAGTTCTTGTGCTTTGGGCTTCACAAGATTGAATATGTTTCcagtattaaaaaaaagaagtaaaggtgaaaaaaattgCTATGTTAAACATTGATTCCCAGAACAAAAAATTGCTGACGGgtcacaaaattttttaaatcatatcACACTGCATAGTGCTAGTAACATTTAAGGTTTGTACAATCCCATTTCGATAGTTTTCAAACAAGCAGCAAAATTTTAACTATTTTAGATTCGGATAGTTTTTAATTGAAATATGGCcatgtttattctttttcttcattGACTAGTTTGAAACAGATGTAAAGTCAATAACTTTCGTTATTTACTTACCTCCATTactaattttaaaatcatataTAGATTACTCAAATTGCTCTTTCAACTTGTGGTTTCAGCAATTGTTTGCGTTGAGTCACTTACCAACCTCAAATTATTTCAAATGGTAAGggattgttaaattttatttgctTGCTTCATGTCAGCAGTTTATAGTTGGCTTTGTGATAGcactttttaacatttaaattaaGAGATAAAATGACAGTAAAACTTTCGTATGTTCAAGGTACATGGGTAGGTCAATTTGCCTtgtgaaaaaagtatttttgtttACACGTTGGCATTCGCCTCAACAATTACAAAGGCTACTGTTGGTGAGgtatataattacttttttagAAGGTAGGTATCGTAATGCTTATTGTTCATTTGCAAGAACGCCTAACTGTTTTTATGCAATTTCTGCACATGACATCACACTGTACTGAAAGAACAGTAGCTAAAactaaaaccaaaacaaaaaactaGAATAATTTTACCTTCTTCAAAGTTAACACCTGCACAGACTTtgcacttttaatttttaaccgaTAATTTGCCATGTGATTAGGTATTATTTTACTCAGAGAGTCCCAGTCTCGGTTTGTTGGAAGTGTCTCTTTTCTTGCATTATTTTCTTCCACAGGATTATTGTTTGAGCCAGCATTCTTATTTCTTTTCCATGCTGTTATTTCACTTGGACTTTTTGCTTTCATGCCAGAAATGCATCTATAATAAGTAAACAAGTTCGTTAACTGTTGGTGTCAGTGGCACAAAATTAAACAACACAGTAGAGAATTGCTGTTCTACTACCAGATCTGTATGCTAAGCAGCAGGCTCAAACTTAGAAAGTTTTTTGTGTTAAGTGCTGTATGAAGTATGACTAATAGGCAAAGACAAGTGAAAAAAAACGTTAAGTAATCCACATATAATAAAGTCTTACTTTTTGGAATTTTTCTGTGCATGTTGTGAGGAGTACTTTGATTGATCTAACACGGCAAAGATTATGTTGTCTTCATGTTTGGGACTAAACTCCAGACGTGTAATATCACCTTGAAGGGCCAATAAAAActcaaacaaatttgaaaaaccATATGTTCCATAACACAAATCTTCAGAAGTTGTCTGTTTATATTCTTTCAAAAGGTTACTTTGTCGAACTCCAGgagaagaaattaaaactgcACGGAGAAATACTTTTACGTCCTCCGGTATGCTTATACTCATCTAAAATTATCAAATAGACCACTGTATGGGGAAGCTCCATGCAAAAAAACAAGGCAGGATATGTTTCCTGGTACACCCTTCTTCAtgaattttaaatgattttaaatgtcacaaaaGACTTCAAATGTTGCCAACTAAACTATATTCCTTCAAAATTTTTGGTACATGTGAAGAGAATAACTTGCTGAAAAATTGCAAACAGAACAAtaacttgctgcataacttttaaaacaagtttttaagCATGCAAGTATTAACTTTCCACTTTCAAATTTACtttaataattcaaaacaaaagaTTGTGGCAAAACGAGGTATTTAATTAGTGTATTTTTCTCATTAAGGAGAAAAAATATATGTAATAGTCATAACGGAAGAGGGTGTTCTGGCAATAACGTATatcttacttttaaaatttctcaTAGGAGTTTTTATGGACTGGCATCATGATAATTAGGTATGTAAGTTACAGTTATACAAAAATTGATGGTTTTAAAGCAATGTACGTAATAAACGATGCATTGATATTGTGTTTGAAGATTATTTTTATCCCTTTAAGATAAAAATCAACATAGTACATAATACTCTAGGAGCCTGGGGGGGTTGAGTATGCACTTCAATGTACACTAGGTCTGACTTCAAATCCTGAAAGTACATGATGGAAAGGTCAGAAAAAACTTACTTTCCCATTTTGGTTCATGGTCGTTTGGCGAGAAAGATGGCGGAAGGGTGCAAAAAATGCATAAGGGCGTAATTTCCCAAATATGGTCATGTTATATATCAATCGATCACAAATTTAATACTGATCAATAATCACATTAGAACTTGGGTCTGAAAATGTACCGTTCAAAAGTTAGAAGCATTTAAGTGAAGCATACTAAACTAAAAATTTCAATACTGATCATAATTTGGAgtattgtaaattattttattcaggCTCTTGATAAAAAATCTTGATCAAACGATAAGAGTAAAACGacactatatatataaaaaactattataacaaaaatatcatgCGCCTTTGTTCGTTGATGATATAGAGATTTACTAATTTCATCCGAATGGGTTTTGACACTCTTCGCGTTTGCAGTTACAATATTGACAACAGTTAATGTTATTTATTCGACATATACAGACATTAGCTCGAGCACATTTCAGACAGTTGCAAGGCTGTGGTAAATCATCAGGCAAAACGTCATCTTCAGTTATTTTTGGCTTCAGGCAATCACCTTCTTCATCCAATACGTAGCCGTAATGTGTTGGATCTATGTCAATACTTCTCACAAATGGGGCATGTAACCATACATACATTTGAAGATAGGCACGTTTAATATGTAATATTGCACTCGATGATGTGGGAGGAAGCTTCTCTAAATCTAACAGttgcgattttttataatagatCTTGTTTCGTAACTGATCAAATGTTGTAACGTCCTTATCTTTTGAAATACAATGTACCATAAAATGTTGTGCTAAGTCGACTAATTCTTCATTCAAAGTAGATACACCAAAGAAAGATAGTTCACCAAAACAACTTCCAGACGCAACTTTTAATGCTGCTGTTTTTGTTCCAATTTTGCTTGTTGTGTCGCAtcctataaaaaaagatttcatgAATTGCATGTTTAAAGTGAATGAACAGTTAAATTTTGAATACATGTTTACATTGCAGGTCTACAGTTACTACATTAACAAATGTACTTAATATTCTCAAATTATGGTTCAACCTGTTAATGCATGCACAGCTGGTAAGATATCTATAACTTCAGGAGCAATCCTCTCTGCCAGGTCATGAACAGGAAATGCAACTGTTGTACCGCTCCTACCGCTGACTACCCACAACTCATTCAAACCATTGAAAATCCAACGCTTGAAATGGTAAACAGAACATACAAAAACATCAGTATCTGGAGAAGCAACTATAACTTTCTCAAATCTTTCTTCTGAGATTGACTGGCTAACATGGTACATGATGCGATCATCAGCTTCTTCGTGATCATTGCTGAGTGATGGAACAACAGATCTCTCCCCATTGCAAAGCTTCAAACAAGATGTTATATCATCGGTGTTTGCACCACCAAGGAAAACAGGAATTTCTGATCGACAACACTCAATCATCCAACTGATGAACATTTGCTGGAGACCCATTTTGTTTTCTGAGGATGACCAAAACCTATCCATTTCAACAGGTAATTGCTGCTTGAAGTGTGTAATTTTGACTTCGATTGGATCAGCTTTCATTCTCCTATTACGTTCATCTTGTTTGATACTTTGTTGAAGGTACAGATCGAATATTATGTCTATCCTTTCACAGTTTTTCGATAGGTTGACAAATATCTTCCATAATGCCTTTGCAAAATCTTCGTAAATAAAACATCTGTGATTTCTTCCTATCTTTTGGATATGTAAATGATAATTCTTCTCCAAAGTTGTCAATTAGAAGTGTCTTCAATGTTCTGTTCGTAACATAGGCTTCTATAAATAACGCGAAAGAAATTACGAATTGAAAAAAGAAACGAGGGGTGTCCAGtaataaattaatgaaaagAATAATTCATACCACTATTATGTTCCTTTTCCAAAATTTCATTCAACTGGTCTCGACAAAATGACGTTGAATAAGCATGTTTTTTCAAATCCAGAGTTGAAAGGAAGTTTTTAAATGTATTTGCAAATACTGCCCCTTCATGATGTTCGTTTCTGGCATACATTATAGCTTCTATATCACGTTCAAATTTCACAATATAGCCATTCAAGCACTTTCTATGATACACAATGTCAGCTGCAAAAATATCACCAGGACACTTGAGTAACACACATCTGTCATAAACAGCATCTTTGTTGAATTTTATTGCAGATAAAAATGAATTAGCTCGTCTTATTTCGCAAATTCGAAAACGCTTCAAATCACCTTT belongs to Hydractinia symbiolongicarpus strain clone_291-10 chromosome 1, HSymV2.1, whole genome shotgun sequence and includes:
- the LOC130646147 gene encoding uncharacterized protein LOC130646147, with the translated sequence MISTTMSILAIPSMYILKREFESRNETATSTEDLEVKPKRKKSNVSSPPPLAEKPCVICNHIKFKGDLKRFRICEIRRANSFLSAIKFNKDAVYDRCVLLKCPGDIFAADIVYHRKCLNGYIVKFERDIEAIMYARNEHHEGAVFANTFKNFLSTLDLKKHAYSTSFCRDQLNEILEKEHNSEAYVTNRTLKTLLIDNFGEELSFTYPKDRKKSQMFYLRRFCKGIMEDICQPIEKL
- the LOC130646110 gene encoding uncharacterized protein LOC130646110, translating into MKADPIEVKITHFKQQLPVEMDRFWSSSENKMGLQQMFISWMIECCRSEIPVFLGGANTDDITSCLKLCNGERSVVPSLSNDHEEADDRIMYHVSQSISEERFEKVIVASPDTDVFVCSVYHFKRWIFNGLNELWVVSGRSGTTVAFPVHDLAERIAPEVIDILPAVHALTGCDTTSKIGTKTAALKVASGSCFGELSFFGVSTLNEELVDLAQHFMVHCISKDKDVTTFDQLRNKIYYKKSQLLDLEKLPPTSSSAILHIKRAYLQMYVWLHAPFVRSIDIDPTHYGYVLDEEGDCLKPKITEDDVLPDDLPQPCNCLKCARANVCICRINNINCCQYCNCKREECQNPFG